The Lujinxingia litoralis genome has a window encoding:
- the gltX gene encoding glutamate--tRNA ligase: MTVRVRFAPSPTGYLHMGGVRTGLFNYLFAKNQGGTFVLRVEDTDLERSKPEYTEVILDAMSWLGMPPDEGPYYQTKRFDIYHEKIEELLASGHAYKCFSTPEELEADREKALAEGRKPMYSRKWRDRSDYPEGEPFVVRIKMPLEGTITITDMVQGTVTVDVKELDDFIIARSDGSPTYNFVVVVDDATMDISHVIRGNDHLNNTFRQIPVYRALGYEPPTFGHLPLIDGLSKRKGSMSVQAYREMGFLKEAIVNYVSRLGWSHGDQEIFTMEELEQYFGFDHVGRSSSSFDQDKFLWVNAEWMKRLAPEELASRWLPYLKEAGYDVDVDERLIAITALMRDRANTMVALTEASHYFFSDEVTYDEKASEKWLKPGGLPGFRTLVERLDALSDWTPQTIEAVYKEVMAEFELGMAKVAQPTRIALTGATNSPSVYELVATFDRDVALARLKKGVTYYESRVGDA, translated from the coding sequence ATGACTGTTCGCGTTCGCTTCGCGCCCTCCCCCACCGGCTACCTTCATATGGGAGGCGTGCGTACCGGGCTCTTCAACTACCTCTTTGCCAAGAATCAGGGCGGCACCTTTGTGCTTCGTGTCGAAGATACCGACCTTGAGCGCAGCAAGCCGGAGTATACCGAAGTTATTCTGGACGCGATGAGCTGGCTGGGAATGCCGCCGGATGAAGGCCCCTACTACCAGACCAAGCGCTTTGACATCTATCACGAGAAGATCGAAGAACTGCTTGCATCAGGGCATGCCTACAAGTGTTTCAGCACTCCCGAGGAGCTTGAAGCGGACCGAGAGAAAGCTCTCGCCGAGGGCCGCAAGCCGATGTATTCGCGCAAGTGGCGCGATCGTAGCGATTATCCCGAAGGTGAGCCTTTCGTCGTCCGGATCAAAATGCCCCTGGAGGGGACCATCACCATCACTGACATGGTCCAGGGTACGGTGACGGTGGATGTCAAGGAGCTCGACGACTTCATCATCGCGCGTAGCGACGGTTCGCCGACCTACAACTTCGTGGTCGTCGTCGATGATGCGACCATGGACATCAGTCACGTTATTCGTGGCAACGACCATCTCAACAACACCTTCCGCCAGATTCCGGTCTACCGGGCGCTTGGCTACGAGCCGCCTACCTTTGGGCACCTTCCGCTTATCGACGGGCTCAGCAAACGTAAGGGCTCCATGTCGGTACAGGCCTACCGAGAGATGGGCTTTCTCAAGGAAGCGATCGTCAACTACGTCAGTCGTCTGGGCTGGTCTCACGGCGATCAGGAGATCTTCACCATGGAGGAGCTCGAGCAGTACTTCGGCTTCGATCATGTGGGGCGTAGCTCTTCGAGCTTTGACCAGGACAAGTTTCTCTGGGTCAACGCCGAGTGGATGAAGCGTCTTGCTCCGGAGGAACTCGCCAGCCGCTGGCTCCCCTACCTCAAGGAGGCCGGCTACGATGTGGACGTTGATGAGCGTCTCATCGCCATTACAGCGCTGATGCGCGATCGCGCGAACACGATGGTCGCGCTGACCGAGGCGAGCCACTACTTCTTCTCGGATGAGGTGACCTACGATGAGAAGGCGTCCGAGAAGTGGCTCAAACCCGGGGGACTTCCGGGCTTCCGCACCTTGGTGGAGCGCCTTGATGCACTCAGCGATTGGACTCCGCAAACAATTGAAGCCGTCTACAAAGAGGTCATGGCAGAGTTCGAACTCGGGATGGCCAAGGTTGCCCAGCCCACGCGCATCGCGCTGACCGGCGCAACCAACAGCCCTTCGGTCTACGAACTCGTCGCCACCTTCGATCGTGATGTCGCGCTGGCTCGCCTTAAGAAGGGAGTTACCTACTACGAAAGCCGGGTCGGTGATGCCTGA